From Burkholderia savannae, a single genomic window includes:
- a CDS encoding LysR family transcriptional regulator: protein MGSEIGWELYRSFLGVLREGSLSGAARVLGLTQPTVGRHVAALEAALGVPLFTRSSTGLMPTDVALALRADAEAMESTADALARTATSFGKDVRGVVRISASDVIGVEVLPPIVARLQQRHPALKIELALTSRIQDLLRREADVAVRMTRPEQTQLIARRIGGIELGLHAHRDYLARRGTPRNADELVRHSLIGYDRPTAFIRQMAAKSFPGLDRGAFTLRTDSDLAHLALIRGGAGIGICQAALARRDPALVRVLPKAFAGRLDMWVTMHEDLRGSPRCRAAFDALVEGLDAYANEPRAPVAERRRASPARS, encoded by the coding sequence ATGGGCTCGGAAATCGGCTGGGAGCTGTATCGTTCGTTCCTCGGCGTGCTGCGCGAGGGTTCGCTGTCGGGCGCGGCGCGCGTGCTCGGCCTCACGCAGCCGACCGTCGGCCGGCATGTGGCCGCGCTCGAGGCGGCGCTCGGCGTGCCGCTTTTCACACGATCGTCGACCGGGCTGATGCCGACCGACGTGGCGCTCGCGCTGCGCGCGGACGCCGAGGCGATGGAAAGCACGGCCGATGCGCTCGCGCGCACGGCAACGAGCTTCGGCAAGGACGTGCGCGGCGTCGTGCGGATCTCGGCGAGCGACGTGATCGGCGTCGAGGTGCTGCCGCCGATCGTCGCGCGCTTGCAGCAACGGCATCCGGCGCTGAAGATCGAGCTCGCGCTGACGAGCCGCATTCAGGATCTGCTGCGCCGCGAGGCCGACGTCGCGGTGCGAATGACGCGCCCCGAACAGACGCAGCTGATCGCGCGGCGCATCGGCGGCATCGAGCTCGGCCTGCATGCGCATCGCGACTATCTCGCGCGGCGCGGCACGCCGCGCAATGCGGACGAACTGGTTCGTCATTCGCTGATTGGCTACGACCGCCCGACGGCGTTCATCCGGCAGATGGCCGCGAAGTCGTTCCCGGGGCTCGACCGCGGCGCGTTCACGCTGCGCACCGACAGCGATCTCGCGCACCTCGCGCTGATTCGCGGCGGCGCGGGCATCGGCATTTGCCAGGCAGCGCTCGCGAGGCGCGATCCCGCGCTCGTGCGCGTGCTGCCGAAGGCGTTTGCCGGACGGCTCGATATGTGGGTCACGATGCACGAGGATTTGCGCGGCAGTCCGCGCTGCCGGGCGGCGTTCGACGCGCTGGTCGAGGGGCTCGACGCGTATGCGAACGAGCCGCGCGCGCCGGTTGCCGAGCGACGGCGCGCGTCGCCCGCTCGTTCGTGA
- a CDS encoding AraC family transcriptional regulator: MTRRTTKDHLGLRRPTIPVAYLRHLLKVFEERGIDARDARAGTGLRDDVLGEPDARVAPSQWGRLVLNAIRLSGDEGIGFELGLRLRMSVHGFLGYAALTAADLRASLLVNARYFRMRNRQYRLHYAERDDGATLSLHGVQASPVLQHHAMFEIVLTGIAQNVGTVTGRAAPPIELQFAWPQPGYYARYRDRLPPVRFDCASNALWVSRDALDWPLPMADEVAHQQALAQVEREYADVRHEEGDLVARVRAELALAAQGYPEPDALARHLLMSTRTLRRRLLDAGSGYRALVDEARLRDARRLLRASDLDLKTIAERLQFSDPANFTRAFRKWTGLTPSAYREAGDDAER, from the coding sequence ATGACGCGACGAACGACGAAAGACCACCTGGGCCTGCGCCGGCCGACGATTCCGGTCGCGTACCTGCGGCATCTGCTGAAGGTGTTCGAGGAGCGCGGCATCGACGCGCGCGATGCCCGCGCGGGCACCGGCCTGCGCGACGACGTGCTCGGCGAACCGGACGCGCGCGTCGCGCCTTCGCAATGGGGGCGGCTCGTGCTGAATGCGATCCGGCTGAGCGGCGACGAGGGGATCGGCTTCGAGCTCGGGCTGCGGCTGCGGATGTCGGTGCACGGCTTTCTCGGCTACGCGGCGCTGACGGCCGCGGACCTGCGCGCGTCGCTGCTCGTCAACGCGCGCTATTTCCGGATGCGCAACCGGCAATACCGGCTGCACTACGCGGAGCGCGACGACGGCGCGACGCTTTCGCTGCACGGCGTGCAGGCGAGCCCCGTGCTCCAGCATCACGCGATGTTCGAGATCGTGCTCACCGGGATCGCGCAGAACGTCGGCACGGTGACGGGGCGCGCCGCGCCGCCGATCGAGCTGCAATTCGCGTGGCCGCAGCCCGGCTATTACGCGCGCTATCGCGACCGGCTGCCGCCCGTGCGCTTCGATTGCGCGTCGAACGCGCTGTGGGTGTCGCGCGATGCGCTCGACTGGCCGCTGCCGATGGCGGACGAAGTCGCGCATCAGCAGGCGCTCGCGCAGGTCGAACGCGAATATGCGGACGTGCGCCACGAAGAAGGCGATCTGGTCGCGCGCGTGCGCGCGGAACTCGCGCTGGCGGCGCAAGGCTATCCCGAGCCCGACGCGCTCGCGCGGCACCTCCTGATGTCGACGCGCACGCTGAGGCGGCGCCTGCTCGATGCAGGTTCCGGCTACCGCGCGCTCGTCGACGAGGCGCGGCTGCGCGACGCGCGCCGGCTGCTGCGCGCATCCGATCTCGATCTGAAGACGATCGCCGAGCGGCTGCAATTCTCCGACCCGGCGAACTTCACGCGCGCGTTCCGCAAGTGGACGGGGCTCACGCCGAGCGCGTATCGGGAAGCGGGCGACGACGCCGAGCGATAG